The following are from one region of the Amyelois transitella isolate CPQ chromosome 21, ilAmyTran1.1, whole genome shotgun sequence genome:
- the LOC106138751 gene encoding U8-agatoxin-Ao1a isoform X1 — MPRAGALLLALAAILLAAEWTHASYIDPGDEDVEVNLADYGDDPADLQMLQDVGKRSSLIYVFRRACIRRGGNCDHRPGDCCHSSSCRCNLWGSNCRCQRMGLFQKWG, encoded by the exons ATGCCGCGCGCCGGCGCACTCCTGCTGGCGTTAGCGGCCATACTACTCGCCGCCGAGTGGACACACGCGTCTTACATTGATCCAG GAGACGAAGACGTGGAAGTCAACCTGGCTGACTACGGAGACGACCCAGCTGACCTGCAGATGCTTCAGGACGTTGGAAA ACGTTCGTCGCTGATCTACGTTTTCAGACGAGCCTGCATCCGGCGCGGGGGCAACTGCGACCATCGCCCCGGGGACTGCTGCCACTCCTCGTCCTGCCGGTGCAACCTCTGGGGCTCCAACTGTCGCTGCCAGCGCATGGGCCTCTTCCAAAAGTGGGGATAA
- the LOC106138751 gene encoding U8-agatoxin-Ao1a isoform X2 produces the protein MPRAGALLLALAAILLAAEWTHASYIDPGDEDVEVNLADYGDDPADLQMLQDVGKRACIRRGGNCDHRPGDCCHSSSCRCNLWGSNCRCQRMGLFQKWG, from the exons ATGCCGCGCGCCGGCGCACTCCTGCTGGCGTTAGCGGCCATACTACTCGCCGCCGAGTGGACACACGCGTCTTACATTGATCCAG GAGACGAAGACGTGGAAGTCAACCTGGCTGACTACGGAGACGACCCAGCTGACCTGCAGATGCTTCAGGACGTTGGAAA ACGAGCCTGCATCCGGCGCGGGGGCAACTGCGACCATCGCCCCGGGGACTGCTGCCACTCCTCGTCCTGCCGGTGCAACCTCTGGGGCTCCAACTGTCGCTGCCAGCGCATGGGCCTCTTCCAAAAGTGGGGATAA